In one Gracilinanus agilis isolate LMUSP501 chromosome 6, AgileGrace, whole genome shotgun sequence genomic region, the following are encoded:
- the LOC123252840 gene encoding zinc finger protein 239-like has product MAEKFRDSPLDTPLDNPDLDLFTDGSSFTRDAIYYTGASIDTEFATLCSNLGVHQRIHSGLKPYECQQCGKTFSCSSSLAVHQRTHTGEKPFECQQCGKTFSSSSSLAVHQRIHSGEKPYECSQCGKAFTQSSELVQHQRIHSGEKPYECNQCGKTFSQSAHLAVHQRIHTGEKPYNCKQCGKTFSQSSKLNQHQRIHSGEKPYECKQCGKTFSCNSSLSVHLRIHSGEKPYECNQCEKTFRQRSQLHQHQRTHSGEKPYKCNECGKSFSCSSNLVVHQRIHSGLKPYQSHAETQEKETTRDNQMQAYSP; this is encoded by the exons atggctgaaaaattTCGAGATAGTCCCTTGGACACTCCTCTAGACAACCCAGATCTAGatttattcactgatggttcttctttcacgAGGGATGCCATATACTACACTGGAGCTTCTATAGacacagaatttgccactctaTG CTCGAATCTTGGTGTacaccagagaatccacagtgggttgaaaccttatgaatgccagCAATGTGGGAAGACATTCAGTTGTAGCTCCAGTCTGgctgtacatcagagaacccacactggTGAAAAACCTTTTGAATGccagcaatgtggaaagacattcagttctagctccagtcttgctgttcatcagagaatccacagtggggagaaaccttatgaatgcagcCAATGTGGGAAGGCATTCACACAGAGCTCTGAACTTgttcaacatcagagaatccacagtggggagaagccttatgaatgcaacCAGTGTGGGAAAACATTCAGTCAGAGCGCCCATCTTGcagtac ATCAGCGAATCCATACTGGGGAAAAACCTTATAattgcaagcaatgtggaaagacattcagtcagagctccAAACTTAatcaacatcagagaatccacagtggggagaaaccttatgaatgcaagcaatgtggaaagacattcagttgtAACTCCAGTCTTTCTGTACATCTGAGAATCCacagtggggagaaaccttatgaatgtaaccaGTGTGAGAAGACATTCAGACAGAGATCCCAACTTCATCAACATCAGAGAACCCACAGTGGGGAGAAGCCTTATAAATGCAACGAATGTGGAAAGTCATTCAGTTGTAGCTCCAATcttgttgtacatcagagaattcacagtgGGTTGAAACCTTATcaat CTCATGCAGAAacccaagagaaagaaacaacaagAGATAATCAGATGCAGGCCTATTCCCCTTAA